In a single window of the Biomphalaria glabrata chromosome 13, xgBioGlab47.1, whole genome shotgun sequence genome:
- the LOC106080075 gene encoding lysosomal amino acid transporter 1 homolog has protein sequence MTNMDNINIVLHSGNNGSTNQSNSSACVDGIQWIFSITGDCCVTTREQVSAYLGLASICLWSFVGIPQLCKNMCHLAGMVGLSVLLILQWVGGDLTNLIGCILTKQNKFQVFLAIYFVVLDVFLLLQYVYYICWRKQNRNKGNIPPSPKLAMCLMGIFVMSTTLIHNHLGSTSSYDVKVDYESHLHRQTRTLLSLPSDKPGGNLFWQDPKNIIGYCLGVVSALFYLGSRVSQIYSNVRAQSTAGLSFLTFILAILGNLTYGGQIIILDWSRDYVVERLPWLLGSFGVVLLDCGILVQFTRYKHNVLMITEEQESLLTREYLINADDTVDESERVENTNSN, from the exons ATGACGAATATGGATAATATCAATATTGTTTTGCACTCTGGAAATAATGGCTCTACCAATCAGTCTAACAGTTCTGCCTGTGTAGATGGAATCCAGTGGATTTTCAGCATAACTGGTGACTGTTGTGTCACAACCAGGGAACAAGTTTCAGCTTACCTTGGATTAGCATCCATATGTCTATGGAGCTTTGTTGGCATTCC TCAGTTGTGCAAAAATATGTGCCACCTTGCTGGAATGGTTGGACTGAGCGTTCTCTTGATATTGCAGTGGGTAGGTGGTGACTTGACAAATTTGATTGGATGCATTTTGACCAAGCAAAATAAGTTTCAG GTCTTTCTAGCTATATACTTTGTTGTACTGGATGTGTTTTTATTGCTTCAATATGTGTACTACATATGTTGGAGAAAgcaaaacagaaataaag GCAACATTCCGCCCTCACCAAAACTTGCCATGTGTTTAATGGGTATCTTTGTAATGTCAACAACCTTAATCCACAATCACTTAGGTTCAACAAGCTCTTATGATGTAAAAGTAGATTATGAAAGTCATTTGCATCGCCAGACTCGCACATTGCTGTCTTTACCATCAGATAAACCAGGAGGAAACTTATTTTGGCAG GATCCAAAGAACATTATTGGCTACTGCTTAGGTGTTGTTTCAGCTTTATTCTATTTGGGTTCAAGAGTATCACAGATATATTCAAAT GTAAGGGCACAGTCAACTGCTGGTCTTTCCTTTCTTACATTTATACTTGCAATATTGGGTAATTTGACTTATGGTGGTCAAATAATCATTCTAGACTGGAGCAGGGACTACGTTGTGGAAAGGTTGCCATGGCTACTTGGAAGTTTTGGGGTTGTCTTACTAGACTGTGGT ATACTTGTTCAATTTACTCGTTACAAGCACAATGTACTAATGATTACAGAGGAACAAGAATCTCTTCTCACCAGAGAATATTTAATCAATGCAGATGACACTGTAGACGAATCAGAAAGAGTGGAGAATACAAATAGTAActga
- the LOC106080073 gene encoding uncharacterized protein LOC106080073 isoform X1 produces the protein MADLSSSTVDNTPQEYQVNDCTSGESGIAQSQSAHVLSLLFHCLIGEETLEDLLSTLSQQIKSSDWLQLNTAEKFAKENPEVAQIFKDAVNKYDSTADKD, from the exons ATGGCAGACTTGTCATCCTCAACTGTTGATAATACACCACAGGAATACCAAGTGAACGATTGTACCTCTGGTGAGAGTGGTATTGCTCAGAGCCAGTCAGCACATG TTCTATCTTTgctatttcattgtttaatagGTGAAGAAACATTAGAGGATCTCTTGAGTACATTGAGTCAGCAGATTAAATCATCTGATTGGTTACAGTTAAATACAGCAGAGAAGTTTGCTAAAGAAAATCCTGAAGTTGCCCAGATATTTAAAGATGCAGTAAACAAATATGACAGCACAGCTGACAAAGACTAA
- the LOC106080073 gene encoding 1-aminocyclopropane-1-carboxylate synthase-like protein 1 isoform X2 — translation MADLSSSTVDNTPQEYQVNDCTSGESGIAQSQSAHGEETLEDLLSTLSQQIKSSDWLQLNTAEKFAKENPEVAQIFKDAVNKYDSTADKD, via the exons ATGGCAGACTTGTCATCCTCAACTGTTGATAATACACCACAGGAATACCAAGTGAACGATTGTACCTCTGGTGAGAGTGGTATTGCTCAGAGCCAGTCAGCACATG GTGAAGAAACATTAGAGGATCTCTTGAGTACATTGAGTCAGCAGATTAAATCATCTGATTGGTTACAGTTAAATACAGCAGAGAAGTTTGCTAAAGAAAATCCTGAAGTTGCCCAGATATTTAAAGATGCAGTAAACAAATATGACAGCACAGCTGACAAAGACTAA